From one Lolium rigidum isolate FL_2022 chromosome 4, APGP_CSIRO_Lrig_0.1, whole genome shotgun sequence genomic stretch:
- the LOC124649699 gene encoding silicon efflux transporter LSI3-like produces the protein MALASLSKVVLGSAAFGVFWVLAVFPSVPFLPIGRTAGALLSAALMVVFHVISPDDAYASVDLPILGLLFATMVVGGYLKGAGMFGHLGRLLAWRSQGGRDLLCRVCVVTALASALFTNDTCCVVLTEFVLELAAERNLPAKPFLLALATSANIGSSATPIGNPQNLVIAFNSKISFVSFFLGILPAMLAGMAVNMVMLLCMYWKDLEGVSPDAESKEMVAVEEGRRPSPLTATTLKSPARVLSADDHDSVMAESISTKHRWFMQCSEPQRRLFLKSFAYIVTAGMLVAYMLGLNMSWTAITTAVALIVVDFRDAEACLGKVSYSLLVFFTGMFVTVSGFNKTGLPGAIWNVMAPYSKINHVSGVTVLSLIILLLSNLASNVPTVLLMGDEVAASAATISPAAVTRSWLLLAWVSTVAGNLSLLGSAANLIVCEQARRVPRNAHDLTFWSHVVFGVPSTLVVTAVGIPLIGLINAA, from the exons atggcgttggcgtctcTGTCCAAGGTGGTGCTGGGGTCGGCGGCGTTCGGGGTGTTCTGGGTACTCGCCGTGTTCCCGTCGGTGCCGTTCCTGCCGATCGGCCGCACGGCGGGCGCCCTGCTGAGCGCGGCGCTGATGGTCGTCTTCCACGTGATCAGCCCCGACGACGCCTACGCCTCCGTGGACCTCCCCATCCTGGGCCTCCTCTTCGCCACCATGGTCGTCGGCGGTTACCTCAAGGGCGCCGGCATGTTCGGCCACCTGGGCCGCCTGCTGGCGTGGCGGAGCCAGGGCGGCCGCGACCTCCTCTGCCGCGTCTGCGTCGTCACCGCGCTCGCCAGCGCGCTCTTCACCAACGACACCTGCTGCGTCGTGCTCACGGAGTTCGTGCTGGAGCTCGCCGCTGAGCGTAACCTGCCCGCGAAGCCATTCCTCCTGGCCCTCGCCACCAGCGCCAACATCGGGTCCAGCGCCACGCCCATCGGCAACCCGCAGAACCTCGTCATCGCATTCAACAGCAAGATCTCCTTCGTGAGCTTCTTCCTCGGCATCCTGCCGGCCATGCTCGCCGGCATGGCCGTCAACATGGTCATGCTACTCTGCATGTACTGGAAGGATCTGGAGGGGGTCAGCCCCGACGCCGAAAGCAAGGAGATGGTGGCCGTCGAGGAGGGGCGCCGGCCGTCCCCGCTGACGGCCACCACGCTCAAGAGCCCTGCTCGGGTGCTGTCCGCCGACGACCACGACTCGGTGATGGCGGAGAGCATCTCGACCAAGCACCGGTGGTTCATGCAGTGCTCGGAGCCGCAGCGGAGGCTCTTCCTCAAGAGCTTCGCCTACATCGTCACCGCCGGGATGCTGGTGGCATACATGCTCGGGCTCAACATGTCGtggaccgccatcaccaccgccgtcGCCCTCATCGTCGTCGACTTCCGCGACGCCGAGGCCTGCCTCGGCAAGGTGTCCTACTCGCTGCTGGTCTTCTTCACGGGAATGTTCGTCACGGTCAGCGGCTTCAACAAGACGGGCCTCCCTGGGGCCATCTGGAACGTCATGGCGCCCTACTCCAAGATCAACCACGTCAGCGGCGTCACCGTCCTCTctctcatcatcctcctcctctccaacctCGCCTCCAACGTACCAACAG TGTTACTGATGGGGGACGAGGTGGCGGCATCGGCAGCcacgatctcgccggcggcggtgaCACGGTCATGGCTGCTGCTGGCATGGGTGAGCACAGTGGCAGGCAACCTATCACTTCTCGGGTCCGCGGCCAACCTCATCGTGTGCGAGCAGGCGCGTCGGGTGCCCCGCAACGCACATGACCTCACCTTTTGGAGCCATGTCGTCTTCGGTGTTCCCTCCACGCTCGTCGTCACCGCCGTTGGCATACCCCTTATTGGCCTCATCAACGCCGCCTAA